The nucleotide window TAAcctgcaacaaacaaacaaacaaacaaacaaacaaacaaacaaaccctgtaacctgagcagaaccagctGATGTGAGACTCATCAGAGACTcttcacctgtttgtttgtttgtttgtttgtttacctcgCAGCTGAGACTTCCCGATGCTGAACTCTTCATTCAGACCGATTCTCATCTCTGTGGGTCAGAACAGACGGTCAGAGTCCGGTTCCCCGACCGGTCAGAACCGCTCAGCTTGGTGTTTCATTCTCACCTGAGCAGCTCGGCATGTAGCACTTCACTCTGATCTCACCTTCGACGTCCGCCTTCATCAGAACcccctgcagcagaaccagaaccagaaccacacgGCTTTATGAAGAacagctctaaacccggtcctgttggagctctaaacccggtcctgttggagctctaaacctggttctgttggagctctaaacctggtcctgtttggagctctaaacccggtcctgttggagctctaaNNNNNNNNNNNNNNNNNNNNNNNNNNNNNNNNNNNNNNNNNNNNNNNNNNNNNNNNNNNNNNNNNNNNNNNNNNNNNNNNNNNNNNNNNNNNNNNNNNNNNNNNNNNNNNNNNNNNNNNNNNNNNNNNNNNNNNNNNNNNNNNNNNNNNNNNNNNNNNNNNNNNNNNNNNNNNNNNNNNNNNNNNNNNNNNNNNNNNNNNNNNNNNNNNNNNNNNNNNNNNNNNNNNNNNNNNNNNNNNNNNNNNNNNNNNNNNNNNNNNNNNNNNNNNNNNNNNNNNNNNNNNNNNNNNNNNNNNNNNNNNNNNNNNNNNNNNNNNNNNNNNNNNNNNNNNNNNNNNNNNNNNNNNNNNNNNNNNNNNNNNNNNNNNNNNNNNNNNNNNNNNNNNNNNNNNNNNNNNNNNNNNNNNNNNNNNNNNNNNNNNNNNNNNNNNNNNNNNNNNNNNNNNNNNNNNNNNNNNNNNNNNNNNNNNNNNNNNNNNNNNNNNNNNNNNNNNNNNNNNNNNNNNNNNNNNNNNNNNNNNNNNNNNNNNNNNNNNNNNNNNNNNNNNNNNNNNNNNNNNNNNNNNNNNNNNNNNNNNNNNNNNNNNNNNNNNNNNNNNNNNNNNNNNNNNNNNNNNNNNNNNNNNNNNNNNNNNNNNNNNNNNNNNNNNNNNNNNNNNNNNNNNNNNNNNNNNNNNNNNNNNNNNNNNNNNNNNNNNNNNNNNNNNNNNNNNNNNNNNNNNNNNNNNNNNNNNNNNNNNNNNNNNNNNNNNNNNNNNNNNNNNNNNNNNNNNNNNNNNNNNNNNNNNNNNNNNNNNNNNNNNNNNNNNNNNNNNNNNNNNNNNNNNNNNNNNNNNNNNNNNNNNNNNNNNNNNNNNNNNNNNNNNNNNNNNNNNNNNNNNNNNNNNNNNNNNNNNNNNNNNNNNNNNNNNNNNNNNNNNNNNNNNNNNNNNNNNNNNNNNNNNNNNNNNNNNNNNNNNNNNNNNNNNNNNNNNNNNNNNNNNNNNNNNNNNNNNNNNNNNNNNNNNNNNNNNNNNNNNNNNNNNNNNNNNNNNNNNNNNNNNNNNNNNNNNNNNNNNNNNNNNNNNNNNNNNNNNNNNNNNNNNNNNNNNNNNNNNNNNNNNNNNNNNNNNNNNNNNNNNNNNNNNNNNNNNNNNNNNNNNNNNNNNNNNNNNNNNNNNNNNNNNNNNNNNNNNNNNNNNNNNNNNNNNNNNNNNNNNNNNNNNNNNNNNNNNNNNNNNNNNNNNNNNNNNNNNNNNNNNNNNNNNNNNNNNNNNNNNNNNNNNNNNNNNNNNNNNNNNNNNNNNNNNNNNNNNNNNNNNNNNNNNNNNNNNNNNNNNNNNNNNNNNNNNNNNNNNNNNNNNNNNNNNNNNNNNNNNNNNNNNNNNNNNNNNNNNNNNNNNNNNNNNNNNNNNNNNNNNNNNNNNNNNNNNNNNNNNNNNNNNNNNNNNNNNNNNNggagctctaaacccggtcctgttaggagttctaacccggtcctgtttggaccgGACCGGACCCTGAATGTCTGACCTTTTTCAGTATCagtcacttgtttgtttttcagtgggTTTACAGAACCTGGGTTTTGTTCTGGAACCATCAGGTTCTCCTCCGGTTCTCTCAGTTTGactcagcaggtttttttttctgtcgtcTTCAGATCGATGTGAACTCAACAGAACTCCTCTGGGTTCTGATGGACCTTCAACGCTCCGTGTCTGCCAGGAAACGGGTCTGCAGCTCATGACTGGAACTGCGAGCAGAAATAAACAAGTCGATGGAGCCGGGGTCGTGACCCTGGGAGGGGGCGGAGTCAGAGaactaaacacaaagaacaGGGTTCCTCAAACAGAACCAGGTTCTTCAAACAGAGACCGGTTCCTCAAACAGAAACCGGGTTCCTCAAACAGAACCGGGTTCTGATCTCATATTTGTTGCAGTGAAAACAGATGAAGGTTTCAGGATCAGATAGAAACTGAAACTTCAGTCTTTCGAAGGACGGACGGCTTGTGGagttaaatcaaaatataaaattaatttattcagaaTCTGAAGGTTCTGTGAAAAAGACTCAAACTAATCTGAAGGTTTTGAGAACCTGTTCTGTCAGCGAGGCTCGTTGTTTCATCCAGAATCCTGATCAATAAGCAGGAAGTTCTGGGAACTAAACTCCGACCTGAACGGACCTTTGGTTGGTTTAACATCTGTTGGTGAAACGCTCAAACATCTGGAAGCGTTTCAGACTCACGTTGGAGCCGAGGACCACCGACATCCTCTCGATCACGTCCACAAAGATCTCACTCTTCCCCCCCTGGAAAGAAAACATGAACTGTTTCAGGAAGAATACCAACCCGCTGGGATCAGACTAGTTCCTGGAATGAGTGGAGCACAAAGATTAggataattaaatttaaaagtcagtttttcCACAGATTTAAACTCTCAAACTGACATAAAGATGAggttttcagatgtttctgttgtttaaagttaaatgaaactaaataaatcagttgGAAGCATCCCTGAGGAACACCTGGACCAGGTTTACCTGCTCCCTGCTGGACTGGATCGGTCTGGTGGCTGCAGAACTTGGAGCCACTTTactctgttgtgtttctgctccaaactacaaacaaacaaacaaacaaacagaaggttCAGGCCGAGGTTCGGGTCACACACAGGTGAACAGGACACCTGGTGACGGCGAGGAGACGCACCAGTCCAACGTTACTGAGGTCAAACAGGCTGAAGGGACGAGAAGACACAGCTTCTGTCTGGATGAAGTTCTTCAGGACATCTGAGGACGTCGTCTGGATGTAACCGTAGTcctgagagacagagacagacagagacagagagacagagacacagagacacagagagagagacatagagagacagacagataaatcAGTCCCGGTTTACTGAGTTCTTGTTACCAATCAGAACCGTTTCCTGTCAGTTTTTGGTCgtttgagtttgtttaaaccagtggtgcccagtcctggtcctggtcctggtcctggtccttgtctttgtcctggtcctggtccttgtctttgtcctggtcctggtcctggaggtccaccgtcctgcaggtttcagatgtCTCTCTGCTcatcagcagctcttcaggttctACAGAAGCCCGTTCATCCCTCAGTccttcagatcaggtgagtcagagcagagaaacacctgaaacctgcaggatggtggccctccaggaccagtactaggaccaggaccaggaccaggactgggcacCACTGGTTTAAAGAGTTCAGGGTTCAGGTCCAgattcctgcaggttttagacacTCCTCTTATCAGGTTCTGAGGACCATCTGAGACGCATCGAGGCCTCAGACCTCGTTAAAAGAGGATCTGAGAGAcagagactcttcctctcagcacgtagctgcagagggAAGCAGCAGCTTGCGAGGCGTGCAGCatggtcctagtgcctgacaTGTTATGAGGCATCATCAGTGCTGACGGCAGCTTGATGATCCTCCATGTGACGATTTTTAACCCAacagaaaactttgaaacatCTGATTAATACCGGATCTGGTGGATCGAGGTCTCGTCCCCCCACAGCACCCCCTGTGGTCCAACACTCACCAGAACCTCGTCCAGCAGCTCGTAGATCAGAGCGAAGTTCATCTGGACCGACTTCTCCGAGATGCTGCCGCAGTAATCTTTGACCAGAGCCGTCAGCCTGAAACAGACCGGTCCGGTTCAGGTGGTCCGCTAACGGTACCCGGAGGTTCTGTTCAGGACTGAAACCGACCTGTTCAGGAACTCGATGATGGTGAACGGCGAGGAGTCGGCCGTTGTCGTGGCGACCCAGTAAAGTCCTCCCTGCCTGACGTGGATGAAGTGCAGATCTTTGTGAGTCTGACGGAGAAACGTCTTTTCAGAACCAGACTGAAACTCAGAACAGATAAAtactaacaaataaaaccaagtcCATCACGTCTGACGTTCATTAACCGCTGACGCCAAACGGTCCTCATTAAACTGTTCTGCTCCTTAGATGGAGttccagaaataaaacagacttttataaTCCTATAAATTAAACCTAAAGGACTCAGAGAAGGTCCAAGCGAAGCAGCAGAGAGACGCTGGTTCTGATGA belongs to Kryptolebias marmoratus isolate JLee-2015 unplaced genomic scaffold, ASM164957v2 Scaffold132, whole genome shotgun sequence and includes:
- the ap4m1 gene encoding AP-4 complex subunit mu-1 gives rise to the protein MISQVFILSSKGDHLIYKDYRGEAGADVINVFYEKVTALTGDQPPVVMTHKDLHFIHVRQGGLYWVATTTADSSPFTIIEFLNRLTALVKDYCGSISEKSVQMNFALIYELLDEVLDYGYIQTTSSDVLKNFIQTEAVSSRPFSLFDLSNVGLFGAETQQSKVAPSSAATRPIQSSREQGGKSEIFVDVIERMSVVLGSNGVLMKADVEGEIRVKCYMPSCSEMRIGLNEEFSIGKSQLRGYGAAVRVDECRFHQMVRLDEFDSHRILRLCPSQGEQTVMTYQLSDDLPSAPPFRLFPSIERDAAGR